The nucleotide window GGAGTGGTCGGCAGGTAAGCACCGCCGGCGAACGTTGCACCGCACTTCTGGCACTGCCATATGCCGGTGCTTATTCTTCTAACGGCTTTCCTTCCGCAGACGGGGCAGACGTGCTTCTGCTTCATCTTGGCCTCAACGGCTGCAACCCTTCTCCTTATCTTGAGA belongs to Thermococcus sp. and includes:
- a CDS encoding 50S ribosomal protein L37ae; translation: MGRTVKVGSAGRFGPRYGLKIRRRVAAVEAKMKQKHVCPVCGRKAVRRISTGIWQCQKCGATFAGGAYLPTTPAGKVAKRVVASKA